A section of the Chryseobacterium scophthalmum genome encodes:
- a CDS encoding prolyl oligopeptidase family serine peptidase — protein sequence MNLKLKHLPLLLLPFSLSLNAQEIKAELNKEVKRVEKISYILDYPQKAKGNVPLIVFLHGSGERGNNLELVKAHSPFTYKNLIKEPVAILAPQCPENAWWDTVSVYNLIKEIQSKYRIDASRIYLTGLSMGGWGTLKLAMEHPEMFASVVSVCAPTDRVMYANIHQYKNLNMKIFHGGMDDVVLPENAFNFYQALHPVNPSAELTIFPNDNHNSWDSTYSNPALYEWMLSKKKE from the coding sequence ATGAATTTAAAACTAAAACACTTACCACTTTTGCTTTTACCATTTTCTTTAAGCTTAAATGCTCAGGAAATCAAAGCAGAACTGAATAAAGAAGTTAAAAGAGTAGAAAAAATCTCATATATTTTAGATTATCCTCAAAAAGCAAAAGGCAATGTTCCTTTGATTGTCTTTCTTCACGGGTCAGGAGAAAGAGGTAATAATCTGGAATTGGTAAAAGCGCACAGTCCTTTTACCTACAAAAATCTGATTAAAGAACCTGTGGCAATTTTAGCTCCTCAATGTCCTGAAAATGCTTGGTGGGACACGGTAAGCGTTTATAATTTAATTAAAGAAATTCAGAGTAAATATAGAATTGATGCTTCCAGAATTTACCTTACAGGACTTTCGATGGGAGGTTGGGGAACACTGAAACTGGCAATGGAACATCCCGAAATGTTTGCTTCTGTAGTTTCTGTTTGTGCACCTACAGATCGTGTGATGTATGCGAATATTCATCAGTACAAAAATTTAAATATGAAAATCTTTCATGGCGGAATGGATGATGTCGTGTTGCCGGAAAATGCATTTAATTTTTACCAAGCGCTGCATCCGGTGAACCCATCTGCAGAATTGACAATTTTCCCGAATGATAATCACAATTCTTGGGATTCTACTTATTCAAATCCAGCGTTGTACGAATGGATGTTGTCTAAGAAAAAAGAATAA